One Anabas testudineus chromosome 15, fAnaTes1.2, whole genome shotgun sequence genomic window carries:
- the znf318 gene encoding zinc finger protein 318 isoform X1 translates to MYRGRPPPRGGYPPPFQGRGPPPPRPYPAPGYRDDRNRPKPQPPYHAGYHDHSHTDSHRRSPPRRRYPSPGSGSLRGGEHWSGGPPRESSPPSRGPIPLDHNLVITVGNELTGPPGLAPSSRHHDRDYHLRPEYERGRTPDRSRAKSLGRSKSRPRSHSRSPDRGRAKSRGRSKSRVRSKSRSPDQSRGRSKSRSPDRSRAKSRGRSKSRHHSRSRSQSRSRSRGRSRGRSYSKAANHARSKSRHRSHSRSQSRSRSCSVSSSSSSRSNSANKSKKEFKELQMARRRKELEEMLSLPTKSILKKRNGSEDSPSVRNLDSPSGLEGSNISRVADQLLQAVKGMEPDMVAAVLSELQSDPQMAHRPGLNSEIKEILNLLGGTGSKASIKTVDDIDDEERYLYGDSEESKPPPVAEPVRNHGLDLYSDVTEDTLYGDYPPPNPVVSQTYGLPRGTAPHLQAPPNRGEVDMQYESRPTISAGQNITVQVSNPAYPPGTEPLEESERQALEEYEKIQDLLKTIGLDLGVVEISKMAARTKERLHGNKPPPKTPSRRRRYSSGSSNGSCRGRRRRSSSSSSSISSRSRSHGRGGSWSSDDGPRKSAPPRSHKERDVKEMKTDRSEAALLPQTPDPSTLTPSQGVPIPTYPPSQVPSILPPNYPPPGYNQYGNYLPYMHQQWPPMYPPPSMNLPPRVGPEEFPPTLPYKQSYNKIAPELGVKASLKSLVQDVEKGSLKLSSHEQRVSEEQNNESQKQKVLEEREKLKQERDIRMKKKEYLMKELERLRKQQGELLRKKRREKDGHKDPLLQEISHLQEEVMSQISNLRKEHEAAEKKRSEIEKVALILGLSPSDRPRRTSKQAEEREEEFHPPPEKKKREPELSPESQQRSSGSTLKESSAAPSSSRASTDKTPVPSPAPLPNPIPEPFEYYDAGNHWCRNCNVTSGSMFDFFTHLHSKTHRKTLDLYNRPWASTATKIIKNIPSEEKLTKPAKGSEFLVPIRGFFCLLCKEFYGDAICAEEHVTTHAHNEKYKKQIYENPLYEQRRNLDRQAGLALEASGKKRKHEDDEKGSKDKEEKNKHKKEKKDKEKKKEADASAQMEESEVKKVEEEEKLKPGKKEEPFKIVKGQEEERPHYSKKDEDDKYKYSKKDDKYRYSRDEEERGKYSRRDEDDRYSRDEEHRYRYRRDYHERYDDRAKCGPRDDEDRYKYSKYSDSRSKYDRDQNEVKSKTEKETFNTTEPGKPEVGKPEPPPKPYDPSKIICGPSPAMRAKLRKQSLEAGKPAPVTTTTSFGKFMWKKKENLLAKEAEKVAAEFIKDDEAAASQQEPVSVEDSFAKSMAVAKEIAEKLAGQNTLPPPWVSSSANRGRIRPNLPAPAVVLRRTTMTGKPASLNTFLSIRPQNTGLLDPPPKDDPLFPDPLTKALNAQKALLETKPVPPDGPLETPAASKPEFYEAKSPSLVTGPAPVQVKPVPPVFKLETKSGLAEINPAPLVSKPDPVERKPAPSDVKSTQSTLVKIVSDVAAPGVPESEQTRTVFVKPPPFMNMGDGSQKSEKLKSNLAAAKAQDLFGIFYSSISQPGPPSITKPAANSRGNGSSAKKSPPPTPQPPKPQRQPQPQGQSQISIELHTSPQPNLNSSTSNSQFQPPSEGHKPDSTNSLPSTQNQCRHPTQVHISPQPDSSKSAQKKQSQSKLLNEDHTSPPLDSNVSPPSAQIQAPPPAEVRKPSTNQSPPSIQIQTQSPATVHISPQPDSKNTPSPSPQSNPKSGIQITSVWSLQPTQASAPVIAPSKTTLHTTQPKLTPPAHGEPQNQSLTPKTESHITSQTRPAEEEPKCHTQSQNSSQIPEVLQCEPQPSQDTQPHSQLEHYPETAPEPQPKPGPKTRGKTTPAKKTPPAPCPVRQTRYQTRRRQQQSQPEPEPELASGHSDSAVSDPKGLDTSDPRSGLQPEVGGPCEEEHQVEVTPETLGLPSDMTSLDFEYDFNFE, encoded by the exons ATGTACCGTGGTCGGCCTCCGCCGAGAGGAGGCTACCCGCCGCCTTTCCAAGGCCGAGGTCCTCCGCCTCCCAGGCCTTACCCGGCACCGGGTTATAGAGACGACAGGAACCGACCCAAGCCGCAGCCGCCCTACCATGCCGGATACCACGACCACAGTCACACGGACTCACACCGGCGCTCCCCGCCGCGCCGGAGGTATCCTTCTCCCGGGTCAGGAAGTCTGCGAGGCGGAGAGCACTGGTCCGGTGGTCCGCCGAGAGAG AGCTCTCCACCATCACGTGGGCCGATTCCACTTGACCACAACCTGGTCATCACTGTGGGCAACGAGCTGACCGGACCACCTGGCCTCGCCCCTTCCTCGCGCCATCATGACCG AGACTACCATCTACGACCTGAGTATGAGCGGGGCCGGACTCCGGACCGCAGCCGTGCAAAGAGTCTGGGCCGGAGCAAGAGCCGACCTCGCAGTCATAGCCGGAGTCCAGACCGGGGCCGGGCCAAAAGTCGGGGCCGGAGCAAAAGCCGCGTGAGGAGCAAGAGCCGCAGTCCAGACCAGAGTCGGGGCCGCAGCAAGAGCCGCAGTCCAGACCGGAGTCGGGCCAAAAGTCGGGGCCGCAGCAAGAGTCGCCATCACAGCAGATCTAGATCCCAGTCCAGATCTCGATCCAGGGGACGTAGCAGAGGACGGAGCTACAGCAAAGCAGCGAATCACGCCCGCAGTAAGAGTCGGCACAGAAGTCACAGTCGAAGCCAGAGTCGGAGTCGCAGCTGCAGCGTAAGCAGCAGCTCAAGCAGCCGCAGCAACAGTGCCAATAAATCTAAGAAAGAGTTTAAAGAGCTGCAGATGGCTCGACGCCGGAAGGAACTGGAGGAGATGCTGAGTCTGCCGACAAAATCCATCCTGAAGAAACGCAACGGCTCCGAGGACTCGCCGTCTGTCAGG aACCTGGACTCTCCCAGCGGTCTGGAGGGCTCCAACATTTCTCGTGTGGCCGACCAGCTGCTTCAGGCGGTGAAAGGCATGGAGCCTGACATGGTGGCTGCCGtgctgtcagagctgcagtCCGACCCGCAGATGGCTCATCGTCCAGGTCTCAACAGTGAGATCAAAGAGATTCTGAACCTGCTGGGGGGCACAGGGTCCAAGGCTTCAATTAAGACTGTAGATGACATTGACGATGAAGAGAGGTACCTGTACGGAGACTCAGAAGAATCAAAGCCTCCACCAGTGGCAGAGCCGGTCCGAAACCATGGGCTTGATCTGTATTCAGACGTAACAGAGGATACGCTATATGGAGACTACCCTCCCCCGAACCCTGTCGTCAGCCAGACATATGGCTTACCACGAGGAACTGCCCCACACCTTCAGGCACCTCCCAACAGGGGGGAGGTGGACATGCAGTATGAGAGCCGGCCCACCATCTCTGCAGGTCAAAATATCACAGTACAAGTGTCGAACCCAGCTTACCCCCCAGGGACTGAGCCGCTGGAAGAGAGCGAGCGTCAGGCGTTGGAGGAATACGAAAAGATCCAGGATCTGCTGAAAACCATTGGGCTGGACCTGGGTGTGGTTGAGATCAGCAAGATGGCCGCCAGGACCAAAGAGCGTCTCCATGGAAACAAACCACCCCCAAAGACGCCATCGCGCCGCAGACGGTACTCGTCTGGCAGCTCCAACGGCAGCTGCCGGGGCCGCAGGAGAcgcagctccagctccagcagcagtaTCAGCAGCAGGAGCCGCAGCCATGGACGGGGGGGCAGCTGGAGCAGCGACGATGGCCCCAGGAAGTCGGCCCCACCCAGATCCCACAAAGAGAGAGACGtgaaagagatgaagacagacCGCAGTGAGGCAGCACTGCTGCCACAAACCCCAGACCCCAGCACCCTCACCCCTTCCCAAGGGGTGCCTATACCCACCTACCCCCCCTCACAGGTCCCCAGCATCTTGCCCCCTAACTACCCCCCACCGGGTTACAATCAGTATGGAAACTACCTGCCCTACATGCACCAGCAGTGGCCCCCCATGTACCCGCCGCCCAGCATGAACCTGCCCCCCCGGGTTGGTCCTGAGGAGTTCCCTCCCACGCTGCCATACAAACAGTCCTACAACAAGATAGCCCCTGAGCtaggggtcaaag CTTCGTTGAAAAGTTTGGTTCAGGATGTGGAGAAGGGAAGCTTGAAACTCAGCAGCCATGAGCAAAGAGTGTCGGAGGAGCAGAACAATGAGAGCCAGAAACAAAAG gttctagaggagagagagaagctgaagcAGGAGAGAGACATcaggatgaagaagaaggagTATCTGATGAAGGAGCTCGAGAGACTCAGGAAGCAACAAG GTGAGCTCCTGAGGAAGAAGCGAAGGGAGAAGGATGGCCACAAAGACCCTCTGCTGCAGGAGATCAGCCACCTGCAGGAAGAGGTCATGTCTCAAATCTCCAACCTCCGTAAGGAGCATGAGGCTGCCGAGAAGAAACGCAGTGAGATCGAAAAGGTGGCACTCATCCTTGGCCTGAGCCCATCCGACCGGCCTCGCAGGACCAGCAAACAGGCAGAGGAACGGGAGGAAGAATTTCATCCACCAccggagaagaagaaaagggagccAGAGTTGAGCCCTGAAAGCCAGCAGAGGTCCAGTGGCTCCACCCTAAAG gagAGCTCAGCAGCACCGTCATCCTCGAGAGCGTCAACTGACAAGACGCCAGTCCCCTCCCCTGCTCCTCTTCCCAACCCAATCCCAGAACCATTTGAATACTATGACGCTGGAAACCATTGGTGCCGAAACTGTAACGTCACCTCTGGTTCCATGTTTGATTTTTTCACGCACTTGCACAGCAAAACACATCGTAAG aCTCTTGACCTGTACAACCGACCCTGGGCTTCCACTGCCACCAAAATCATCAAGAACATACCCTCAGAAGAGAAACTGACTAAACCTGCCAAAG GTTCTGAGTTCCTGGTGCCGATCAGGGGATTCTTTTGCCTTCTGTGTAAAGAGTTTTATGGAGACGCCATCTGTGCAGAAGAGCACGTCACCACACATGCTCACAATGAGAAATACAAG AAACAAATATATGAGAATCCGCTATATGAACAGAGGAGGAATCTGGACCGCCAGGCAGGACTGGCCTTAGAGGCAAGTGGAAAGAAACGCAAACATGAGGACGACGAAAAAGGCAGCAAGGACAAGGaggaaaagaacaaacacaaaaaggagaaaaaggacaaggagaaaaagaaggaagcaGATGCTTCTGCTCAGATGGAGGAATCTGAGGTTAAAAaggtggaagaggaagaaaagctaAAACCTGGCAAAAAAGAGGAACCTTTTAAGATTGTGAAAGGTCAGGAAGAGGAGAGGCCTCATTACAGCAAGAAAGATGAGGATGACAAGTATAAATACAGCAAGAAGGATGATAAATACAGATAcagcagagatgaagaggagaggggcAAATATAGCAGAAGAGACGAGGATGACAGATACAGCAGAGACGAAGAACATCGGTACCGGTATCGTAGGGATTACCATGAAAGATACGACGACCGTGCCAAATGTGGCCCGAGAGACGACGAGGACagatataaatacagtaaatattcagATTCCAGATCCAAATATGACAGAGATCAAAATGAGGTTAAATCAAAGACTGAGAAGGAAACTTTTAATACTACTGAGCCAGGGAAACCAGAAGTCGGCAAACCTGAACCACCGCCAAAGCCCTATGACCCGTCCAAAATTATCTGTGGACCCAGTCCAGCTATGAGGGCCAAACTCCGGAAACAAAGCCTGGAAGCTGGCAAACCAGCACCTGTGACTACGACCACTTCATTCGGAAAGTTCAtgtggaagaagaaggagaattTGCTGGCAAAGGAGGCAGAAAAGGTGGCAGCCGAGTTCATTAAGGATGACGAAGCAGCTGCAAGCCAGCAAGAGCCGGTCTCAGTAGAGGATTCTTTTGCAAAGTCGATGGCTGTTGCCAAGGAAATCGCTGAGAAGCTGGCAGGACAGAACACCTTGCCTCCTCCCTGGGTGTCCAGTAGCGCCAACAGGGGAAGGATCCGACCAAATCTCCCAGCACCTGCTGTAGTACTGCGAAGAACAACCATGACGGGTAAACCTGCATCTTTGAATACCTTTCTCTCAATCAGACCCCAAAACACTGGTCTACTAGACCCTCCTCCAAAAGATGATCCACTATTCCCTGATCCTCTCACAAAGGCTCTAAATGCTCAGAAAGCACTGTTGGAAACTAAACCTGTACCACCAGATGGACCATTGGAGACTCCAGCTGCATCAAAGCCAGAGTTTTATGAGGCCAAATCTCCTTCACTGGTCACTGGACCTGCCCCAGTTCAGGTTAAACCTGTGCCACCAGTTTTTAAACTTGAGACAAAGTCTGGACTGGCTGAGATCAATCCAGCCCCACTGGTTTCTAAACCTGACCCAGTTGAGAGAAAGCCTGCTCCATCTGATGTTAAATCAACACAATCAACACTGGTAAAGATTGTCTCTGATGTGGCAGCTCCCGGCGTTCCAGAGAGTGAGCAGACTCGCACAGTATTTGTCAAGCCTCCACCATTCATGAACATGGGTGATGGAAGTCAGAAATCTGAGAAACTGAAGAGTAACCTGGCTGCAGCAAAAGCCCAGGATTTATTTGGCATCTTCTACAGTAGCATAAGTCAGCCAGGTCCCCCCTCCATCACCAAACCAGCAGCAAATTCCAGAGGTAACGGGAGTAGTGCAAAAAAAAGTCCACCTCCAACCCCACAACCACCAAAACCACAACGTCAGCCCCAACCCCAAGGGCAGTCCCAAATTTCAATTGAACTTCATACTTCTCCACAACCAAACTTGAACAGTTCCACATCTAATTCCCAATTCCAACCCCCATCTGAGGGTCATAAACCAGACTCTACAAATTCTCTCCCAAGTACCCAAAACCAGTGCAGACACCCAACTCAGGTCCATATATCTCCACAACCAGACTCCAGCAAgtcagcacaaaaaaaacaatctcaGTCCAAACTTTTAAATGAAGACCATACATCTCCACCACTAGATTCAAACGTTTCCCCACCAAGTGCGCAAATCCAGGCCCCACCTCCAGCTGAGGTCCGTAAACCATCCACTAACCAATCCCCACCCAGTATTCAAATCCAGACCCAATCTCCAGCTACTGTCCATATATCTCCACAGCCAGACTCCAAAAATACCCCATCACCAAGTCCCCAATCCAATCCCAAATCTGGCATTCAGATTACATCAGTTTGGTCCTTGCAACCTACCCAAGCCTCAGCACCTGTGATTGCTCCATCCAAAACTACTTTACACACAACCCAACCAAAACTGACACCTCCAGCTCATGGTGAACCGCAAAACCAGTCCTTGACACCTAAAACAGAATCACATATTACCTCACAGACCAGGCCTGCAGAGGAAGAACCAAAATGTCATACTCAGTCCCAGAATAGTTCTCAAATCCCAGAAGTGTTACAGTGTGAACCGCAACCAAGCCAGGACACCCAGCCACATTCTCAACTAGAGCATTATCCTGAAACAGCTCCAGAACCACAACCCAAACCAGGCCCTAAAACCAGAGGCAAGACAACTCCAGCAAAGAAAACTCCTCCTGCCCCCTGCCCTGTCCGACAAACCAGATACCAGACCAGGCGTCGGCAGCAACAGAGCCAGCCAGAGCCAGAACCTGAGCTTGCTTCAGGACACTCTGACTCAGCAGTTTCGGATCCCAAAGGCCTAGACACATCAGATCCCAGATCTGGGTTACAGCCAGAGGTGGGGGGACCCTGCGAGGAAGAGCATCAGGTGGAGGTCACTCCTGAAACCCTGGGCCTCCCCTCTGACATGACCTCCCTGGACTTTGAGTATGATTTTAATTTTGAGTAG